A DNA window from Zingiber officinale cultivar Zhangliang chromosome 3A, Zo_v1.1, whole genome shotgun sequence contains the following coding sequences:
- the LOC122051611 gene encoding GATA transcription factor 17-like isoform X1, with translation MSGDRNPLAGGNPASVDTLPGHHVHHMSADHHALPVVALPPNVGDAHAIGGGGNGELIAAADAQAWQQYKEANCSSSNNGMEEDGVGVLESDYMEAEEPLAAVPAQVGWNRLTLSFEDAVYVFDSVSADQVQSILLLLGGRETQSGSSPFPSSSTQIQQPGDIPHRIASLMRFREKRKDRNFDKKIRYAVRKEVASRMQRNKGQFASSKSKTTGSTSDSTAADQDSGSPENKIVGASACYNCGASAQSTPMMRRGPDGQRTLCNPCGIVWAKTGKMRDLSKIRAKSTM, from the exons ATGAGCGGAGACAGAAACCCGCTGGCTGGCGGGAACCCGGCTAGTGTCGATACGTTGCCGGGACACCATGTCCACCACATGTCGGCCGATCATCATGCGCTGCCTGTCGTGGCCCTTCCGCCCAACGTAGGCGATGCCCACGCAATTGGCGGCGGCGGCAACGGAGAGTTGATTGCCGCCGCCGATGCGCAGGCCTGGCAGCAGTACAAGGAAGCGAACTGCAGCAGCAGCAATAACGGGATGGAAGAGGACGGCGTAGGAGTCTTGGAGAGCGACTATATGGAGGCAGAAGAACCTCTTGCTGCGGTACCAGCACAGGTAGGCTGGAATCGGCTTACGCTCTCGTTTGAGGACGCTGTCTACGTCTTTGATTCTGTTTCTGCCGACCAG GTTCAATCCATACTTTTGTTACTGGGAGGCCGTGAGACACAATCTGGATCAAGTCCTTTTCCGTCATCTTCTACTCAAATTCAA CAGCCTGGAGATATTCCTCATAGAATTGCATCCTTGATGAGGTTTAGAGAAAAGCGGAAAGATAGGAATTTTGATAAGAAAATACGATATGCTGTTCGCAAGGAAGTTGCATCAAG GATGCAACGGAACAAGGGTCAATTTGCATCATCAAAATCAAAGACTACTGGATCCACGAGTGATAGTACTGCTGCCGACCAAGATTCTGGTTCACCGGAGAATAAGATTGTAGGGGCATCTGc ATGTTATAACTGCGGCGCTAGCGCACAGTCTACACCGATGATGCGCCGTGGGCCTGATGGACAAAGGACCTTGTGCAATCCATGCGGAATTGTGTGGGCAAAGACG GGCAAAATGAGGGATCTCTCAAAAATCAGGGCTAAATCAACAATGTAA
- the LOC122051611 gene encoding GATA transcription factor 17-like isoform X3 encodes MSGDRNPLAGGNPASVDTLPGHHVHHMSADHHALPVVALPPNVGDAHAIGGGGNGELIAAADAQAWQQYKEANCSSSNNGMEEDGVGVLESDYMEAEEPLAAVPAQVQSILLLLGGRETQSGSSPFPSSSTQIQQPGDIPHRIASLMRFREKRKDRNFDKKIRYAVRKEVASRMQRNKGQFASSKSKTTGSTSDSTAADQDSGSPENKIVGASACYNCGASAQSTPMMRRGPDGQRTLCNPCGIVWAKTGKMRDLSKIRAKSTM; translated from the exons ATGAGCGGAGACAGAAACCCGCTGGCTGGCGGGAACCCGGCTAGTGTCGATACGTTGCCGGGACACCATGTCCACCACATGTCGGCCGATCATCATGCGCTGCCTGTCGTGGCCCTTCCGCCCAACGTAGGCGATGCCCACGCAATTGGCGGCGGCGGCAACGGAGAGTTGATTGCCGCCGCCGATGCGCAGGCCTGGCAGCAGTACAAGGAAGCGAACTGCAGCAGCAGCAATAACGGGATGGAAGAGGACGGCGTAGGAGTCTTGGAGAGCGACTATATGGAGGCAGAAGAACCTCTTGCTGCGGTACCAGCACAG GTTCAATCCATACTTTTGTTACTGGGAGGCCGTGAGACACAATCTGGATCAAGTCCTTTTCCGTCATCTTCTACTCAAATTCAA CAGCCTGGAGATATTCCTCATAGAATTGCATCCTTGATGAGGTTTAGAGAAAAGCGGAAAGATAGGAATTTTGATAAGAAAATACGATATGCTGTTCGCAAGGAAGTTGCATCAAG GATGCAACGGAACAAGGGTCAATTTGCATCATCAAAATCAAAGACTACTGGATCCACGAGTGATAGTACTGCTGCCGACCAAGATTCTGGTTCACCGGAGAATAAGATTGTAGGGGCATCTGc ATGTTATAACTGCGGCGCTAGCGCACAGTCTACACCGATGATGCGCCGTGGGCCTGATGGACAAAGGACCTTGTGCAATCCATGCGGAATTGTGTGGGCAAAGACG GGCAAAATGAGGGATCTCTCAAAAATCAGGGCTAAATCAACAATGTAA
- the LOC122051611 gene encoding GATA transcription factor 17-like isoform X2: MSGDRNPLAGGNPASVDTLPGHHVHHMSADHHALPVVALPPNVGDAHAIGGGGNGELIAAADAQAWQQYKEANCSSSNNGMEEDGVGVLESDYMEAEEPLAAVPAQVGWNRLTLSFEDAVYVFDSVSADQVQSILLLLGGRETQSGSSPFPSSSTQIQPGDIPHRIASLMRFREKRKDRNFDKKIRYAVRKEVASRMQRNKGQFASSKSKTTGSTSDSTAADQDSGSPENKIVGASACYNCGASAQSTPMMRRGPDGQRTLCNPCGIVWAKTGKMRDLSKIRAKSTM; encoded by the exons ATGAGCGGAGACAGAAACCCGCTGGCTGGCGGGAACCCGGCTAGTGTCGATACGTTGCCGGGACACCATGTCCACCACATGTCGGCCGATCATCATGCGCTGCCTGTCGTGGCCCTTCCGCCCAACGTAGGCGATGCCCACGCAATTGGCGGCGGCGGCAACGGAGAGTTGATTGCCGCCGCCGATGCGCAGGCCTGGCAGCAGTACAAGGAAGCGAACTGCAGCAGCAGCAATAACGGGATGGAAGAGGACGGCGTAGGAGTCTTGGAGAGCGACTATATGGAGGCAGAAGAACCTCTTGCTGCGGTACCAGCACAGGTAGGCTGGAATCGGCTTACGCTCTCGTTTGAGGACGCTGTCTACGTCTTTGATTCTGTTTCTGCCGACCAG GTTCAATCCATACTTTTGTTACTGGGAGGCCGTGAGACACAATCTGGATCAAGTCCTTTTCCGTCATCTTCTACTCAAATTCAA CCTGGAGATATTCCTCATAGAATTGCATCCTTGATGAGGTTTAGAGAAAAGCGGAAAGATAGGAATTTTGATAAGAAAATACGATATGCTGTTCGCAAGGAAGTTGCATCAAG GATGCAACGGAACAAGGGTCAATTTGCATCATCAAAATCAAAGACTACTGGATCCACGAGTGATAGTACTGCTGCCGACCAAGATTCTGGTTCACCGGAGAATAAGATTGTAGGGGCATCTGc ATGTTATAACTGCGGCGCTAGCGCACAGTCTACACCGATGATGCGCCGTGGGCCTGATGGACAAAGGACCTTGTGCAATCCATGCGGAATTGTGTGGGCAAAGACG GGCAAAATGAGGGATCTCTCAAAAATCAGGGCTAAATCAACAATGTAA
- the LOC122051611 gene encoding GATA transcription factor 17-like isoform X4, protein MSGDRNPLAGGNPASVDTLPGHHVHHMSADHHALPVVALPPNVGDAHAIGGGGNGELIAAADAQAWQQYKEANCSSSNNGMEEDGVGVLESDYMEAEEPLAAVPAQVQSILLLLGGRETQSGSSPFPSSSTQIQPGDIPHRIASLMRFREKRKDRNFDKKIRYAVRKEVASRMQRNKGQFASSKSKTTGSTSDSTAADQDSGSPENKIVGASACYNCGASAQSTPMMRRGPDGQRTLCNPCGIVWAKTGKMRDLSKIRAKSTM, encoded by the exons ATGAGCGGAGACAGAAACCCGCTGGCTGGCGGGAACCCGGCTAGTGTCGATACGTTGCCGGGACACCATGTCCACCACATGTCGGCCGATCATCATGCGCTGCCTGTCGTGGCCCTTCCGCCCAACGTAGGCGATGCCCACGCAATTGGCGGCGGCGGCAACGGAGAGTTGATTGCCGCCGCCGATGCGCAGGCCTGGCAGCAGTACAAGGAAGCGAACTGCAGCAGCAGCAATAACGGGATGGAAGAGGACGGCGTAGGAGTCTTGGAGAGCGACTATATGGAGGCAGAAGAACCTCTTGCTGCGGTACCAGCACAG GTTCAATCCATACTTTTGTTACTGGGAGGCCGTGAGACACAATCTGGATCAAGTCCTTTTCCGTCATCTTCTACTCAAATTCAA CCTGGAGATATTCCTCATAGAATTGCATCCTTGATGAGGTTTAGAGAAAAGCGGAAAGATAGGAATTTTGATAAGAAAATACGATATGCTGTTCGCAAGGAAGTTGCATCAAG GATGCAACGGAACAAGGGTCAATTTGCATCATCAAAATCAAAGACTACTGGATCCACGAGTGATAGTACTGCTGCCGACCAAGATTCTGGTTCACCGGAGAATAAGATTGTAGGGGCATCTGc ATGTTATAACTGCGGCGCTAGCGCACAGTCTACACCGATGATGCGCCGTGGGCCTGATGGACAAAGGACCTTGTGCAATCCATGCGGAATTGTGTGGGCAAAGACG GGCAAAATGAGGGATCTCTCAAAAATCAGGGCTAAATCAACAATGTAA